In one Buchnera aphidicola (Pemphigus immunis) genomic region, the following are encoded:
- the yihA gene encoding ribosome biogenesis GTP-binding protein YihA/YsxC: MFKNNYENTYFLTSTAIVKKQRNSDISEVAFVGYSNSGKSSAINVLTNKRKLARISKTPGRTRLINFFAVTKKKYLVDMPGYGYAKIANLLKLEWEKTIIKYFAMRTSLKGLVLFMDIRNPIKPLDKNIIHSALRFKIPMLILLTKSDKVILEKRREQLKIVSEKLSKFPLISCDINLFSAVKKIGVCELRKKLDYWYHK; this comes from the coding sequence ATGTTTAAAAATAATTATGAGAATACTTATTTCTTGACCAGTACTGCAATCGTAAAGAAACAAAGAAATTCTGATATATCTGAGGTTGCATTTGTTGGTTATTCTAATTCTGGGAAATCAAGTGCTATTAATGTTTTAACAAACAAAAGAAAATTAGCCAGAATTAGTAAAACTCCAGGAAGAACACGGTTAATTAATTTTTTTGCTGTTACTAAAAAAAAATATCTGGTAGATATGCCAGGATACGGTTATGCGAAGATAGCTAACTTATTAAAATTAGAATGGGAAAAAACTATAATTAAATATTTTGCAATGAGGACATCTTTAAAGGGATTAGTGTTATTTATGGATATTAGGAATCCTATAAAACCACTGGATAAAAATATAATTCACTCTGCTTTAAGATTTAAAATTCCAATGTTAATTTTATTGACAAAATCAGATAAAGTAATATTAGAAAAGCGAAGAGAACAATTAAAAATTGTTTCTGAAAAATTATCTAAGTTTCCATTAATATCTTGTGATATAAATTTATTTTCTGCTGTAAAAAAGATTGGTGTTTGTGAACTCCGTAAAAAATTAGATTATTGGTATCATAAATAA